Within the Hevea brasiliensis isolate MT/VB/25A 57/8 chromosome 2, ASM3005281v1, whole genome shotgun sequence genome, the region ttaattatttaatttatatttaatatttacatttttaatgaaattaactatttaatttatatattttaaaaaatatattacttagtttttatattttactttctTTAAATTGTACCTCTTAATTTTTTCGTTaaactattatttatttttttattttattaaaattaattagttagtatttatattttaaaaaaacacATTAATTGatctatataatttgattttgttaaatatttaatcttataattattttttatatctaaattaTTATAATCATTTTTTCTTATTTCTCTACTATCTTCACTTATTTTTTCTCGTGTTCTTTTCACTTTGGCActcatattttttttcttctcattCTCTCACTACTATTCATCTGCTGATAAAAAATGGTATAAACGATTTATataaaaagattaattaattttctaaatatttatctttacagtaaaatttttatttttattcaaaaatatatttttaaaaaattgtgtttttcatactACGAAGATCTAACtcattaattttactaaaatagaacTAAATAATAGTGTTTTCaaaacatataaattaattaatttttttaaaataaaaaaaattaagtaataaattgattaacattaactaatgaaaaaatataattttttataaatataagattaagtaattaattttattgaaatataaaaattaaatagcatttttttttaaataatctaTTATAACATGGTCATCAAATGAAGGCGCTATATGAACTGGTGATTGGTGAAACATTGTCAGGTTTAGGCGAGCTATCGCTTCCTGTAAATTTTAACGGGTCATATCCTTCCAACTAAAATCAGGACCACATACGCATTTGCCCAACATTggttcaaaaattaaattgtccATCTCCATCTTTGACTATTTTTTCCCAGGGGAAAGCAAAATTCCATTATGGTTTTCTCTGTGCGACACCAATAGTCATACCATATATCAAGGCTTAAAATAATATCTGGATGGGAGAGTTACAAGTTGAGGCATTTCCCTGCTGTTTTTCATCCTCTGAAGCAGTAAATTGTACAATTTTTCTGTGTTAATGAAGACAAGCAATACCATGAACAAGGATaattgcttaaaaaaaaaaaaaaggaagaataaGGATAATACCGAAGAAGTCTTATATTTAATAGTCTTAGAAATCTAAATAAATAACGTTTGTGCTTGTTTACTATAGGATTGGTAATCACAATGATGTTACTACTATTGAGGTATTAAAGTAGAGTCTCACAATAATGTTTGAGCTACTTCAAATCCTTCAGGCAACActgccttttttttcttttccttcttcatGGTATCGTTCTTTTTACATTTTTCTACCATGCCTAAACCCAAATGGAACACCTTTGTCAAATTCAAGAACCTCATAGAAGATGAACTCATAACTATTCCACGTAtgtagaaggaaaagaaaaaaaaaaatggaaatatAGAATTTTACCTGCAATCCTTTATGGCTGGTTGAAATCTCTGCGCTTGTTTTCCCAGATGCTTAACTTGGTGTATTTCTTGTCTTCTGGTTTGTAATCTTGATATCCTGGCCTTTGCTTCATGTTCATAATCTTTGATACTCTTTATATCATTCTGCCTGCAATTTAAGCATTCTCCTGATGATAAAGAAAATAATGAAAGAACCATAATCAGGAGGTTCAGCTCTACAAGAAAATTTGAGTTTGGTTGCTCTGAAACATTGCAGGCAgcactctccctctcttctttgtCTTCCTCCGCCAGCTCAATTTCGTGATTTGCTTCACTTGCAAGATTTGTCATCTTGAGTATTCTACTATGCATCaagaatcaaaatcaaaattattaaCTACTTAAAGATTGCTTCCTAATTCCtgttagaa harbors:
- the LOC110645071 gene encoding uncharacterized protein LOC110645071 isoform X2; the encoded protein is MTNLASEANHEIELAEEDKEERESAACNVSEQPNSNFLVELNLLIMVLSLFSLSSGECLNCRQNDIKSIKDYEHEAKARISRLQTRRQEIHQVKHLGKQAQRFQPAIKDCRHGRKM
- the LOC110645071 gene encoding uncharacterized protein LOC110645071 isoform X1 translates to MTNLASEANHEIELAEEDKEERESAACNVSEQPNSNFLVELNLLIMVLSLFSLSSGECLNCRQNDIKSIKDYEHEAKARISRLQTRRQEIHQVKHLGKQAQRFQPAIKDCRKIVQFTASEDEKQQGNASTCNSPIQILF